In Phreatobacter stygius, a genomic segment contains:
- a CDS encoding branched-chain amino acid ABC transporter permease, which translates to MFYREVGQYKTTYQADMAVFPILQDRIGIAVILAIAFIAIPLFASEFIIMSVMVPFLVFALAAIGLNILTGYTGLISLGSGAFMGVGAYACYKLTTLFPGVNIIVWIIVSGFFSAAIGVVFGIPSLRIKGFYLAVATLAAQFFLQWCFVRIPWLYNYNVSGAIEVPERTLFGVAITGARATPEMRYLVLLTIVVALTWLASNLVHGRIGRSWMAVRDMDIAAELMGIKLLPTKLLAFAVSSFYCGVAGACMMFLWYGGGEANDAFNVNQSFNVLFMVIIGGLGSLLGSFLGSFFISTLPTLLKFGVPAIGIPLTGAFAEHLTHVMVGALIIFFLIVEPHGLARLWQIAKQKLRVWPFPY; encoded by the coding sequence GTGTTCTACCGCGAAGTCGGTCAGTACAAGACCACCTACCAGGCCGACATGGCGGTGTTCCCGATCCTGCAGGATCGGATTGGCATCGCCGTCATCCTGGCCATAGCCTTCATCGCCATCCCGCTGTTTGCCTCCGAATTCATCATCATGAGCGTGATGGTGCCGTTCCTGGTGTTTGCGCTGGCCGCCATCGGGCTCAACATCCTGACCGGCTATACCGGCCTGATCTCGCTCGGCAGCGGCGCCTTCATGGGGGTCGGCGCCTATGCCTGCTACAAGCTGACGACGCTCTTTCCGGGCGTGAACATCATCGTCTGGATCATCGTCTCGGGCTTCTTCTCGGCGGCGATCGGCGTGGTCTTCGGCATACCCAGCCTCAGGATCAAGGGTTTCTACCTGGCGGTTGCGACGCTCGCCGCGCAATTCTTCCTGCAGTGGTGCTTCGTGCGCATCCCCTGGCTCTACAATTACAATGTCTCGGGCGCGATCGAGGTGCCGGAACGCACCCTGTTCGGAGTGGCGATAACGGGCGCGCGGGCGACGCCGGAGATGCGCTACCTGGTGCTGCTGACCATCGTCGTGGCCTTGACCTGGCTCGCCTCCAACCTGGTCCATGGACGCATCGGGCGGTCCTGGATGGCGGTGCGCGACATGGATATCGCAGCCGAGCTGATGGGCATCAAGCTGCTGCCGACCAAGCTGCTGGCCTTTGCCGTATCGTCCTTCTACTGCGGCGTCGCCGGCGCCTGCATGATGTTCCTCTGGTATGGCGGCGGCGAAGCCAATGACGCCTTCAATGTCAATCAGAGCTTCAATGTGCTGTTCATGGTGATTATTGGCGGGCTCGGCAGCCTGCTCGGCTCGTTCCTCGGCTCGTTCTTCATCTCGACCCTGCCGACGCTCCTGAAATTCGGCGTGCCGGCGATCGGCATCCCCCTGACCGGCGCCTTCGCCGAACACCTCACCCACGTCATGGTGGGTGCGCTGATCATCTTCTTCCTGATCGTCGAGCCGCACGGGCTCGCGCGGTTGTGGCAGATCGCCAAGCAGAAACTGCGCGTCTGGCCTTTCCCCTATTGA
- a CDS encoding branched-chain amino acid ABC transporter permease, whose protein sequence is MLHKILIAPFVEMAAMPDLFVQTIWEGFVGGVLYALIALGFVLIFKASGVFNFAQGIMVVFAGLTLVGVYEKFASFGFTGMIAAYLSVVVALAVMFALAVAVERVVLRPLVNQPDIILFMATFGLTYLLIGLGETIFGGSPKVMIADQLGLPKGVIDLNILGGRVSLQMLDIAAAVVATVMIAALALFFQYTRIGRALRAVADSHKAALSVGISLNQIWIIVWFTAGVVALITGIMWGARSDVSFGLQTIALKALPVLILGGFTSVPGAIVGGLIIGIGEKIGEFYWGPLIGSGIESWFAYVIALTFLMFRPQGLFGDKLIERI, encoded by the coding sequence CTGCTCCACAAGATCCTGATCGCGCCCTTCGTCGAAATGGCCGCGATGCCCGATCTGTTCGTCCAGACGATCTGGGAGGGTTTTGTCGGCGGCGTGCTCTATGCACTGATCGCGCTCGGCTTCGTGCTGATCTTCAAGGCCTCCGGCGTGTTCAACTTCGCCCAGGGCATCATGGTCGTGTTCGCCGGCCTGACGCTGGTCGGGGTCTATGAGAAATTCGCCAGCTTCGGCTTCACCGGCATGATCGCCGCCTATCTTTCGGTGGTGGTGGCGCTGGCGGTCATGTTCGCGCTCGCGGTCGCGGTCGAGCGCGTGGTGCTGCGCCCCTTGGTCAACCAGCCGGACATCATCCTGTTCATGGCGACCTTCGGACTGACCTATCTGCTGATCGGGCTCGGCGAGACGATCTTCGGCGGCAGCCCGAAGGTGATGATCGCCGATCAGCTCGGCCTGCCCAAGGGGGTCATCGACCTGAATATCCTCGGCGGCCGGGTCTCGCTGCAGATGCTCGACATCGCGGCAGCCGTGGTCGCCACGGTGATGATCGCGGCGCTCGCGCTGTTCTTTCAATATACCCGCATCGGCCGGGCGCTGCGCGCGGTGGCCGACAGCCACAAGGCGGCGCTGTCGGTCGGCATCAGCCTCAACCAGATCTGGATCATCGTCTGGTTCACCGCCGGCGTCGTCGCGCTGATCACCGGCATCATGTGGGGCGCCCGCTCGGACGTCTCGTTCGGCCTGCAGACGATCGCGCTGAAGGCCCTGCCGGTGCTGATCCTCGGCGGCTTCACCTCGGTGCCGGGCGCCATTGTCGGCGGCCTGATCATCGGCATCGGCGAGAAGATCGGCGAATTCTACTGGGGTCCGCTCATCGGCAGCGGCATCGAGAGCTGGTTTGCCTATGTGATCGCGCTGACCTTCCTGATGTTCCGCCCGCAGGGCCTGTTCGGCGACAAGCTGATCGAACGGATTTGA
- a CDS encoding ABC transporter ATP-binding protein codes for MRGPSPTDIAAGEVILAVENVSLAFGGVKALTDVSFDIKKGEIRAIIGPNGAGKTSMLNCINGFYYPTEGRITFKGQTRPKMRPYEAASGGIARTFQNVALFKGMSTLDNIMAGRTLKMNSNFFWQLWRYGPAMREEIEHRKFVEEIIDFLEIQHVRKVPVGKLPYGLQKRVELGRALAMQPDVLLLDEPMAGMNLEEKEDMCRFILDVSNQYGTTIALIEHDMGVVMDLSDRVVVLEYGRKIADGTPDAVKGDQRVIDAYLGVAH; via the coding sequence ATGAGGGGCCCATCGCCAACCGACATCGCCGCCGGCGAGGTGATCCTGGCCGTCGAGAACGTCTCGCTCGCCTTCGGCGGCGTCAAGGCGCTGACCGACGTGTCCTTCGATATCAAGAAGGGCGAGATCCGCGCGATCATCGGCCCGAACGGCGCCGGCAAGACCTCGATGCTCAACTGCATCAACGGTTTCTATTATCCGACCGAAGGCCGCATCACCTTCAAGGGCCAGACCCGGCCGAAAATGCGGCCCTATGAGGCAGCCTCCGGCGGCATCGCGCGCACCTTCCAGAACGTCGCGCTGTTCAAGGGCATGTCGACGCTCGACAACATCATGGCCGGCCGCACGCTGAAGATGAACTCCAATTTCTTCTGGCAATTGTGGCGCTACGGCCCAGCCATGCGCGAGGAGATCGAACACCGCAAATTCGTCGAGGAGATCATCGATTTCCTGGAGATCCAGCACGTCCGCAAGGTGCCGGTCGGCAAATTGCCCTACGGCCTGCAGAAGCGGGTCGAGCTTGGCCGGGCGCTCGCCATGCAGCCGGACGTGCTGCTGCTGGACGAGCCGATGGCCGGCATGAACCTGGAGGAGAAGGAGGACATGTGCCGCTTCATCCTCGACGTGTCGAACCAGTACGGCACGACCATCGCGCTGATCGAACACGACATGGGAGTGGTGATGGACCTGTCCGATCGGGTGGTGGTGCTCGAATATGGCCGCAAGATCGCCGACGGCACGCCCGACGCCGTCAAGGGCGACCAGCGGGTCATCGACGCCTATCTCGGCGTGGCGCATTGA
- a CDS encoding AMP-dependent synthetase/ligase yields the protein MANHADARAVSGAGDTFPKLLALNATRFATRPAMRHKDLGIWHSWTWAEVHREVHAFALGLRELGLNSGDKVAIVGRNRPRLYWSMAAIQSWGGVPVPVYSDSVAEEMVYVLEHAETTIAIVEDQEQVDKVLSVSDRLPKLTHIIYDEHRGLRDYDHSRLHSFEQVQAIGRAVGKDPAKTAALDASIADAKGSDLAIMLYTSGTTGKPKGVMLSNDNVIISARNGNLFDKLDETEEVIAYLPLAWVGDNIFSYAQSYVAGFCVNCPENADTVTEDRREVGTSYAFAPPRVYETLLTQTMVRMEDASALKRRMFHYYLSVAKQWGEKILNRESVPLGARLNYALGRFLVYEPLKNRFGLSKIRVAYTAGEAIGPEIFRFFRSLGINLKQLYGQTEASVYISAQPDGEIYADTVGKPNIDVEIKIDDNGEVLFRSPGVFQGYFKDPAKTAETKTPDGWVRSGDAGFFDAKTGHLRIIDRAKDVGKLKSGALFAPKYIENKLKFYPNIKEAVAFGQDRDFVTAFLNIDLTAVGSWAERHNVSYASYQELAGHPDVITMLARHVDEVNRSLADEPLMAGAQIKRFLILHKELDADDGELTRTQKVRRGFIAERYQSLVTGLYDGSKRAHIRTEVTFEDGRKGVIQGDVAVIDMELHAVRPVPFQEAAE from the coding sequence GTGGCAAACCACGCCGACGCGCGCGCCGTTTCCGGCGCGGGCGATACGTTTCCGAAGCTGCTGGCCTTGAACGCGACGCGGTTTGCGACGCGTCCGGCCATGCGCCACAAGGATCTCGGTATCTGGCACAGCTGGACCTGGGCGGAGGTTCACCGGGAGGTGCACGCTTTCGCGCTGGGCCTGCGCGAGCTTGGCCTCAACAGCGGCGACAAGGTCGCCATCGTCGGCCGCAACCGGCCGAGGCTCTACTGGTCGATGGCGGCCATCCAGTCCTGGGGCGGCGTGCCGGTGCCGGTCTATTCCGACTCGGTCGCCGAGGAGATGGTCTATGTGCTCGAACATGCCGAGACGACCATCGCCATCGTCGAGGACCAGGAGCAGGTCGACAAGGTCCTGTCGGTGTCCGACCGCCTGCCGAAGCTGACCCACATCATCTATGACGAGCATCGGGGCTTGCGCGATTACGACCATTCGCGGCTGCATTCGTTCGAGCAGGTCCAGGCGATCGGCCGGGCGGTGGGCAAGGACCCGGCCAAGACGGCCGCGCTCGACGCCTCGATCGCCGATGCCAAGGGCTCCGATCTCGCCATCATGCTCTACACGTCGGGCACCACCGGCAAGCCCAAGGGCGTGATGCTGAGCAATGACAACGTCATCATCTCCGCGCGCAACGGCAATCTGTTCGACAAGCTGGACGAGACCGAGGAGGTCATCGCCTATCTGCCGCTGGCCTGGGTCGGTGACAACATCTTCTCCTACGCCCAGTCCTATGTGGCGGGCTTCTGCGTCAATTGTCCCGAAAACGCCGATACGGTGACCGAGGACCGCCGCGAGGTCGGCACGTCCTATGCCTTCGCGCCGCCGCGGGTCTACGAGACGCTGCTGACCCAGACCATGGTGCGCATGGAGGATGCCAGCGCGCTCAAGCGGCGGATGTTCCATTATTATCTCAGCGTCGCCAAGCAATGGGGCGAGAAGATCCTCAACCGCGAGAGCGTGCCGCTCGGCGCGCGGCTGAACTATGCGCTCGGCCGCTTCCTGGTCTACGAGCCGCTGAAGAACCGCTTCGGCCTCAGCAAGATCCGGGTCGCCTATACCGCCGGCGAGGCGATCGGCCCGGAAATCTTCCGGTTCTTCCGCTCGCTCGGCATCAACCTGAAGCAGCTCTACGGCCAGACCGAAGCCAGCGTCTATATCAGCGCCCAGCCCGACGGCGAGATCTATGCCGACACGGTCGGCAAGCCGAACATCGATGTCGAGATCAAGATCGACGACAATGGCGAGGTGCTGTTCCGCTCGCCCGGCGTGTTCCAGGGCTATTTCAAGGACCCGGCCAAGACCGCCGAGACCAAGACGCCCGATGGCTGGGTAAGGAGCGGCGATGCCGGCTTCTTCGATGCCAAGACCGGCCATCTCAGGATCATCGATCGCGCCAAGGACGTCGGCAAGCTGAAGTCCGGCGCCCTGTTCGCGCCGAAATATATCGAGAACAAGCTGAAATTCTATCCCAATATCAAGGAGGCCGTCGCCTTCGGCCAGGATCGCGACTTCGTCACCGCCTTCCTCAACATCGACCTGACCGCGGTCGGCTCCTGGGCCGAGCGGCACAATGTCTCCTATGCCTCCTACCAGGAACTGGCCGGCCACCCGGATGTCATCACGATGCTGGCCAGGCACGTCGACGAGGTGAACCGGTCGCTCGCCGACGAGCCGCTGATGGCCGGCGCCCAGATCAAGCGCTTCCTGATCCTGCACAAGGAACTCGATGCCGACGACGGCGAATTGACCCGCACCCAGAAGGTGCGCCGCGGTTTCATCGCGGAGCGCTACCAGTCGCTGGTGACCGGCCTCTATGACGGCTCCAAGCGCGCCCATATCCGCACCGAGGTGACCTTCGAGGACGGCCGCAAGGGCGTGATCCAGGGCGATGTCGCGGTGATCGACATGGAGCTCCACGCCGTAAGACCTGTACCCTTTCAGGAGGCCGCGGAATGA
- a CDS encoding AraC family transcriptional regulator, which translates to MDGPITQAQALGTLPLGQGEAARFFAASRFGGIDCLSATFVSHAYALHSHETYAIGSVLAGCEVWNARGRRHHAGPGDLVFNHPLDVHDGAPLDGGYSYRMTYPGLDFIRLVAGSIAGRVVTETPFFPEPVVRDPEGARLFTAAHAALEENHDGLAGEELLLRAFGRMLVLHAGLGEAAIGREAGPVARVRSLIEARYGEDLRLDDLAATAGLSTHHLIRAFRREIGLTPHAYVIDVRVRRAQDSLKSGSALAETAAAVGFADQAHLTRAFKARLGVTPGAYRRAVAG; encoded by the coding sequence ATGGATGGGCCGATCACCCAAGCGCAAGCGCTCGGCACCCTGCCGCTTGGCCAGGGCGAGGCGGCGCGCTTTTTCGCAGCCAGCCGCTTCGGCGGCATCGATTGCCTCAGCGCCACCTTCGTCAGCCACGCCTACGCCCTGCACAGCCACGAAACCTATGCCATCGGCAGTGTCCTGGCCGGTTGCGAGGTCTGGAACGCCCGTGGCCGCCGGCACCATGCCGGCCCGGGCGACCTGGTGTTCAATCATCCGCTCGACGTTCATGACGGCGCGCCGCTGGACGGCGGCTATTCCTACCGCATGACCTATCCGGGCCTGGATTTCATTCGGCTGGTGGCCGGCTCGATCGCCGGCCGGGTCGTCACCGAGACGCCGTTCTTCCCCGAACCGGTCGTCCGTGACCCGGAAGGCGCCCGGTTGTTCACCGCGGCCCATGCCGCGCTCGAAGAAAATCATGACGGATTGGCCGGCGAAGAACTGCTGCTGCGTGCCTTTGGCCGCATGCTGGTGCTGCATGCCGGCCTCGGCGAAGCGGCGATCGGCCGCGAGGCCGGCCCGGTCGCCCGGGTGCGCTCGCTGATCGAGGCGCGTTATGGCGAGGATCTCAGGTTGGACGACCTCGCCGCAACCGCCGGCCTGTCGACCCATCACCTGATCCGCGCCTTCCGCCGCGAAATCGGCCTGACCCCGCACGCCTATGTCATCGACGTCCGCGTCCGTCGCGCCCAGGACAGCCTGAAGAGCGGCAGCGCACTGGCCGAAACGGCGGCCGCGGTCGGTTTTGCCGACCAGGCCCACCTGACCCGCGCCTTCAAGGCCCGGCTTGGGGTGACGCCGGGCGCCTATCGGCGCGCCGTCGCCGGCTGA
- a CDS encoding AzlC family ABC transporter permease: MTDMPAAPLSTPLSEFRDGIADLWPAMVAAAPIGLLYGAIATTKGLSPIEVALSSALIFAGGAQLAAIELWTVPVPVAALVVSTLLINARYLLMSASLAPKVARLPLIGRLFGFHVLADENWALAERRAARQPITAAYFFGMGAAFWVNWVAWSYAGTILGPLLGDPRRFGADFAFTAIFIGLIVGFVTGPRTGLVVVVSALAATGAFVAFGSPWHVLVGALAGMAAAVLAYRDDAAPKGETA; this comes from the coding sequence ATGACCGACATGCCGGCCGCGCCGCTCTCCACGCCCCTGTCCGAATTCCGTGATGGCATTGCCGACCTGTGGCCCGCCATGGTCGCGGCGGCCCCGATCGGCCTGCTCTATGGCGCGATCGCCACCACCAAGGGCCTGTCGCCGATCGAGGTCGCGCTGTCATCGGCGCTGATCTTCGCCGGCGGCGCTCAACTGGCGGCGATCGAATTGTGGACGGTGCCGGTGCCGGTCGCGGCGCTGGTGGTCTCGACGCTGCTGATCAATGCCCGCTATCTGCTGATGAGCGCGTCGCTGGCGCCGAAGGTGGCGCGATTGCCGCTCATCGGCCGGCTCTTCGGCTTCCATGTGCTGGCCGACGAGAACTGGGCGCTGGCCGAGCGCCGCGCCGCCCGGCAGCCGATTACCGCGGCCTATTTTTTCGGCATGGGCGCGGCCTTCTGGGTCAATTGGGTGGCCTGGTCCTATGCCGGAACCATCCTTGGCCCCCTGCTCGGCGATCCCCGGCGGTTCGGCGCCGACTTTGCCTTCACCGCCATCTTCATCGGACTGATCGTCGGTTTCGTCACCGGTCCGCGGACCGGTCTGGTGGTGGTGGTCAGCGCGCTCGCCGCGACCGGCGCCTTTGTCGCCTTCGGTTCGCCCTGGCACGTGCTGGTCGGCGCCCTTGCCGGCATGGCCGCGGCCGTCCTGGCCTATCGCGACGACGCCGCGCCGAAAGGCGAGACCGCATGA
- a CDS encoding AzlD family protein yields the protein MTLDTMTLIAIFGMAAVTYACRVTGLLIAGRFAFAGRAKAAVDAIPPAVLTAVIAPTLLATGWAETCAGAITILAATRLPLIATIATGVVTVVVLRALLGG from the coding sequence ATGACGCTCGACACGATGACCCTGATCGCCATTTTTGGCATGGCCGCGGTGACCTATGCCTGCCGCGTCACCGGATTGCTGATCGCCGGCCGCTTTGCCTTTGCCGGCCGCGCCAAGGCGGCGGTCGATGCCATTCCGCCGGCCGTGCTCACCGCCGTGATCGCGCCGACGCTGCTGGCCACCGGCTGGGCCGAGACCTGTGCCGGTGCGATCACCATCCTGGCCGCCACCCGGCTGCCGCTGATCGCCACCATCGCGACCGGCGTCGTCACCGTCGTGGTGCTGCGGGCGCTGCTGGGCGGCTGA
- a CDS encoding lipase family protein yields the protein MRLYPPLVVALCCGLGLGLAGCQTLEPAGEAAAPAQMAGRGQPQPAVAPAAPVRVYLFRGLFDVFSLGIDNLGGKLRRKGYAARTMGVASWEAVAAEIVQRRRADPGEQIVVIGHSLGADAAVRIANRVAREGLAPLALVVTFDPVSRQEVHGGTRRLVNLFQSNNGWAVPLSRGPGFTGRFVNEDLRDRGGVNHLTIDKDRRLHDEIIGWIDEAAAEGRRPGPDASALSRPAAPAAPRR from the coding sequence ATGAGATTGTATCCGCCGCTGGTTGTGGCGCTCTGCTGCGGCCTCGGCCTCGGCCTTGCCGGCTGCCAGACCCTGGAGCCGGCCGGTGAGGCGGCGGCGCCGGCTCAGATGGCCGGCCGTGGTCAGCCGCAACCGGCGGTCGCGCCGGCGGCGCCGGTCCGGGTCTATCTGTTCCGCGGCCTGTTCGACGTGTTTTCGCTGGGGATCGACAATCTCGGCGGCAAGCTGCGCCGCAAGGGTTATGCGGCGCGCACCATGGGGGTCGCCAGCTGGGAGGCGGTGGCGGCCGAGATCGTGCAGCGGCGGCGCGCCGATCCGGGCGAGCAGATCGTGGTGATCGGCCATTCGCTCGGTGCCGACGCGGCGGTCCGGATCGCCAACCGGGTGGCGCGCGAGGGCCTGGCCCCGCTGGCGCTGGTGGTCACCTTCGATCCGGTGTCACGGCAGGAGGTGCATGGCGGTACCCGCCGGCTGGTCAATCTGTTCCAGTCGAACAATGGCTGGGCCGTGCCGCTCAGCCGCGGCCCGGGCTTCACCGGCCGGTTCGTCAACGAGGACCTGCGCGATCGCGGCGGCGTCAATCACCTGACCATCGACAAGGATCGCCGCCTGCACGACGAGATCATCGGCTGGATCGACGAGGCGGCCGCGGAAGGGCGCAGACCCGGTCCGGACGCAAGCGCACTCAGCCGCCCAGCAGCGCCCGCAGCACCACGACGGTGA
- a CDS encoding KpsF/GutQ family sugar-phosphate isomerase, producing the protein MNSRTSATISARNSILASALRTLSVEAAGIVALEEALANGLGAPFTAAVALLMKAKGRVIVTGMGKSGHVGRKIAATLASTGTPAFFVHPGEASHGDLGMVTADDVILALSWSGETVELRDLVGFSRRFGVGLVAITSVGDSALGKAADVCLDLPRAEEACPNGLAPTTSTLMQLAIGDALAVALLEERGFTAADFRTFHPGGKLGAVLTQVRDVMHDGEALPLSRLGAPMTEVILEMTTKGFGCCGVVDQDGKLVGIVTDGDLRRHMQADLLALPVDEVMTPAPKTVRPDQFASEVIDLLNRTKITALFAVEAGKPIGILHVHDLLRAGVA; encoded by the coding sequence TCTCGGCCCGCAACAGCATTCTTGCGTCGGCGCTGCGCACGCTTTCAGTGGAAGCGGCCGGCATCGTCGCGCTCGAGGAGGCGCTGGCCAACGGGCTCGGCGCGCCGTTCACCGCGGCGGTCGCGCTGCTGATGAAGGCAAAGGGCCGGGTGATCGTGACCGGCATGGGCAAATCCGGCCATGTCGGGCGCAAGATCGCCGCCACCCTTGCTTCCACCGGCACGCCGGCTTTCTTTGTCCATCCGGGCGAAGCCAGCCATGGCGATCTCGGCATGGTGACGGCCGATGACGTCATCCTGGCCTTGTCCTGGTCCGGCGAGACGGTCGAACTGCGTGACCTCGTCGGCTTTTCGCGCCGGTTCGGCGTCGGCCTGGTGGCGATCACCTCGGTCGGCGATTCGGCGCTCGGCAAGGCCGCCGATGTCTGCCTCGACCTGCCGCGTGCCGAAGAGGCCTGCCCGAACGGGCTCGCGCCAACCACCTCGACGCTGATGCAGCTCGCCATCGGCGACGCCCTGGCGGTGGCCCTGCTCGAAGAGCGCGGTTTCACCGCCGCCGATTTCCGCACCTTCCATCCCGGCGGCAAGCTCGGCGCCGTGCTGACCCAGGTCCGCGACGTCATGCATGACGGCGAGGCGCTGCCGCTCAGCCGCCTCGGCGCGCCGATGACCGAGGTGATCCTGGAAATGACCACCAAGGGCTTCGGCTGCTGCGGCGTGGTCGATCAGGACGGCAAGCTTGTCGGCATCGTTACCGACGGCGACCTGCGCCGGCACATGCAAGCCGATCTCCTGGCCTTGCCGGTCGACGAGGTGATGACCCCGGCGCCCAAGACCGTGCGGCCGGACCAGTTCGCCAGCGAAGTCATCGACCTGCTCAACCGCACCAAGATCACCGCCCTGTTCGCGGTCGAGGCCGGCAAGCCCATCGGCATCCTGCACGTGCACGACCTGCTGCGCGCCGGCGTCGCCTGA